A single genomic interval of Meles meles chromosome 9, mMelMel3.1 paternal haplotype, whole genome shotgun sequence harbors:
- the LOC123950810 gene encoding probable palmitoyltransferase ZDHHC24 codes for MGQPWAVGTAERAPARLPLLLTALWAAAVGLELAYVLILGPGPPPLGPLARALQLVLAAFQLLNLLGNVGLFLRSDPSIRGVMLAGRGLGQGWAYCYQCQSQVPPRSGHCSACRVCVLRRDHHCRLLGRCVGFRNYRPFLCLLLHAAGVLLHVSVLLGPALSALLRAHAPLHTAALLLLPWLMLLTGRVSLAQFALAFVTDTCVAGALLCGAGLLFHGMLLLRGQTTWEWARGQHSYDLGPCHNLQAALGPRWVLVWLWPFLASPLPGDGITFQTAADVGLVAS; via the coding sequence ATGGGGCAGCCCTGGGCGGTGGGGACCGCGGAGCGGGCGCCCGCGCGGCTGCCTCTCCTGCTCACCGCGCTGTGGGCCGCGGCTGTGGGCCTGGAGCTGGCCTATGTACTGATTCTGGGTCCCGGGCCGCCCCCGCTGGGACCCCTGGCTCGGGCCTTGCAGCTAGTGCTGGCCGCCTTCCAGCTGCTCAACCTGCTGGGCAACGTGGGGCTCTTCCTGCGCTCGGACCCTAGCATACGCGGCGTGATGCTGGCCGGCCGCGGTCTGGGCCAGGGCTGGGCTTACTGCTACCAGTGCCAGAGCCAGGTGCCCCCGCGCAGTGGGCATTGTTCCGCCTGCCGCGTGTGCGTCCTTCGTCGGGATCACCACTGCCGCCTGCTGGGCCGCTGCGTGGGATTCCGCAACTACCGGCCCTTCCTGTGCCTGTTGCTTCACGCTGCAGGTGTCCTGCTCCACGTCTCTGTGCTGCTGGGCCCGGCCCTGTCTGCCCTCCTGCGAGCCCACGCGCCCCTGCACACCGCCGCCCTCCTCCTGCTGCCCTGGCTCATGCTGCTCACAGGCAGAGTGTCTCTGGCGCAGTTTGCCCTGGCCTTTGTGACCGACACGTGTGTGGCAGGCGCACTGTTGTGTGGGGCTGGGCTGCTCTTCCATGGGATGCTGCTGCTGCGGGGCCAGACCACGTGGGAGTGGGCTCGGGGCCAGCACTCCTACGACCTGGGCCCTTGCCACAACTTGCAGGCGGCTCTGGGGCCCCGCTGGGTCCTCGTCTGGCTCTGGCCCTTCCTGGCCTCCCCACTGCCTGGGGATGGGATCACCTTCCAGACCGCAGCAGATGTGGGCCTCGTGGCTTCCTGA